In Mycoavidus cysteinexigens, a genomic segment contains:
- a CDS encoding NACHT domain-containing protein — MLPISGSNVPPISNTSTRSNLLTQIDAIHEQANGEGQSIVQASENCVVSNQLYGESHTVTTNFFLTASDSNTKLIFEKLNGHAEASRYKPLAQLGTQIEELRTAYLNVLEEVDEIRDGLALYIPSEGQETADSKTSFTLIDKVRDFLSSNKKVFLLLGEAGSGKSTFNRYLTRTLWEEYPQSPTAPIPLFIALAEHRLSCDDLIESYLLEQGFTSEEIALLRKEKRLVFILDGFDETQDRTQAFYTQNKLDHWKNAQVIISSRPEYLRENYRSQFQKRGQTTAVQEYWLSTISDDWITAYIQKYIQHTQRTGWGLKRYQNTLNNLPTLKEAIRRPFLLRMALDLLPDLAESKSAPMTRIALYDAFISRWWNRSEERLLHIKLTDEEEKARRKLGQHLVAKGLRASQEMAIALTQKRLIQASYDPEKDEIIPEAWRTYLDENEVEKRLLLFNAPLIHQGQNYRFIHKSIQDYCVARAICGPQFKDAKPDIHAVLNRFLLVDEPLILDFLVERVKQHFSFKGHLHAWIESSKDRDAAVTVGAANAITVLVRAGVQFIGANLKGIRIPGADLSYGVFDHTQFEGADLSGVTLRGAWLRGANMREANLNGIEFGEKPALEVGNWVNVCSYSPDGRWLAVGTTEKGYIKLYQAQTLEFKYALERPHAGEDSEGVNSVAFSPDSQWLASVGDDTLVKLWSVAAGELQHILTGHSAEVLSVTFSPNVQWLASSSRDKTIKIWTVQGKLLYTLEGHSDWVRSVSISPDGRWLASGSFDKTVKLWGLDSAGAVLRQTLEVSDKVFSVSISPDGNWLASGSMDSKVNLWELGSAGAVLRQTLDEHYENVWNVSFSSDGKWLASGSDDYSVRLWELESAGAVLRHTLEGPHEAGHYGAVSSVSFSPDGKWLASGDWDYSVKLWGLGSTIKLRHTLKGHDEPVMSVSFSPDGKWLASGSRDRSVKLWALDTGEYEAKTTIQGFVGCVNSIIWREVVEGSAKIVLGGENNTIRIFQLEQKRKSWKSSLCWTSYQNELYVADLLIEGAQGLSPMNARLIEQRQRVAAEFLEEDSDELSSESEESGEVSSEEENFDEFNMNRSFELENLSQNKLNLANVPIQENLDVSAVEIDRIWRLPFTDLEQGRELNVSNRVIIESESLPVLAKPGEMSCDEEDTVEESRSGAEFPLKRKTYSARSASLEMERKVGRVDDNFL; from the coding sequence ATGTTGCCAATTTCAGGTTCAAACGTCCCCCCTATCTCCAATACTTCAACTCGCTCCAATCTGCTAACACAGATTGATGCAATTCATGAGCAAGCGAACGGAGAGGGGCAGAGTATTGTGCAAGCCAGTGAAAACTGTGTGGTGAGCAATCAACTCTATGGAGAGAGCCATACAGTCACAACGAACTTTTTCTTAACGGCTTCCGATTCAAATACCAAGTTGATATTTGAAAAATTGAATGGCCATGCAGAGGCCTCGCGTTACAAACCTTTGGCCCAATTAGGCACGCAGATTGAGGAACTAAGAACTGCCTACCTCAATGTGCTCGAAGAAGTTGATGAAATAAGAGATGGCCTCGCGTTATATATTCCTTCTGAAGGGCAAGAAACGGCGGATAGCAAAACCTCCTTTACGCTCATTGACAAAGTACGCGATTTTTTATCATCTAACAAAAAAGTGTTTCTACTGCTCGGCGAGGCAGGTTCAGGTAAATCAACTTTTAACCGATATTTAACGCGCACGCTCTGGGAGGAATATCCGCAATCCCCTACTGCACCCATTCCCCTGTTTATTGCGCTTGCCGAGCATAGGCTCTCTTGCGATGATTTAATAGAGAGTTATTTGCTGGAACAAGGGTTCACGTCAGAAGAGATTGCTCTGCTTCGGAAAGAAAAACGGCTGGTTTTTATTTTAGACGGTTTCGATGAAACTCAAGATCGCACACAAGCATTTTATACGCAGAATAAACTTGATCACTGGAAGAATGCTCAAGTCATTATTAGTTCACGCCCTGAGTATCTCCGAGAAAATTATCGCAGCCAGTTTCAGAAGCGGGGTCAAACTACCGCTGTACAAGAATATTGGCTTTCTACGATTTCAGATGATTGGATCACCGCCTATATACAAAAATATATTCAGCATACCCAACGCACTGGATGGGGTCTAAAACGGTATCAAAACACCTTAAATAATTTACCGACTTTAAAAGAAGCGATCCGCCGTCCATTTTTACTGCGGATGGCGCTTGATCTTTTACCCGATTTGGCCGAAAGCAAGTCAGCGCCGATGACTCGCATTGCGCTGTATGACGCATTTATATCGCGTTGGTGGAATCGCTCAGAAGAACGATTGCTGCATATTAAATTGACCGATGAAGAGGAAAAAGCACGACGTAAGTTGGGGCAACATCTGGTTGCAAAAGGGCTGAGAGCGAGCCAAGAGATGGCGATTGCTCTAACTCAAAAGAGACTCATACAAGCCTCCTATGACCCTGAAAAGGATGAAATTATTCCAGAAGCCTGGCGGACGTACCTTGATGAAAATGAGGTAGAAAAACGTTTATTACTTTTTAATGCGCCACTGATTCACCAAGGACAAAACTATCGTTTTATCCATAAATCGATTCAGGATTATTGTGTGGCCCGAGCGATTTGTGGGCCGCAATTTAAAGATGCTAAACCGGACATTCATGCGGTGCTGAATCGATTCTTACTGGTAGATGAACCGTTGATTCTCGATTTTTTAGTAGAACGAGTCAAGCAGCACTTTAGCTTTAAAGGGCATTTGCATGCATGGATAGAATCCTCTAAAGATCGTGATGCTGCTGTGACAGTGGGAGCGGCGAATGCGATAACGGTTTTAGTGAGAGCTGGAGTCCAGTTTATTGGAGCAAATTTAAAAGGAATCCGGATACCTGGTGCTGATTTAAGTTACGGAGTTTTTGATCATACCCAATTTGAAGGTGCGGATTTAAGTGGAGTGACGTTGCGAGGTGCGTGGCTGCGCGGGGCCAATATGCGCGAAGCGAACCTGAATGGCATTGAATTTGGGGAAAAGCCAGCGTTAGAGGTAGGAAACTGGGTGAATGTTTGCAGTTATTCGCCAGACGGCCGCTGGCTAGCTGTTGGTACAACGGAGAAAGGCTATATTAAGCTATATCAGGCGCAAACATTAGAGTTCAAGTATGCTCTTGAAAGGCCCCATGCTGGAGAGGATAGTGAAGGGGTAAACAGCGTAGCGTTTTCGCCAGATAGCCAATGGCTGGCCTCAGTCGGTGACGACACGCTTGTGAAGCTGTGGTCAGTTGCGGCAGGTGAGTTACAGCATATATTGACAGGGCACAGCGCTGAGGTTTTAAGCGTTACGTTTTCGCCAAATGTTCAATGGCTTGCCTCAAGTAGTAGGGACAAAACTATCAAAATATGGACAGTGCAAGGAAAACTGCTATACACGCTTGAGGGGCATAGTGATTGGGTACGAAGTGTGTCGATCTCGCCAGATGGCAGATGGCTAGCGTCTGGGAGTTTTGACAAAACAGTAAAGCTATGGGGGCTAGACAGCGCAGGAGCGGTGTTGCGTCAGACGCTCGAGGTGAGTGATAAGGTGTTTAGTGTGTCGATCTCGCCAGATGGTAATTGGTTGGCGTCGGGGAGTATGGACAGTAAGGTAAATTTGTGGGAGCTAGGAAGCGCGGGGGCTGTGTTGCGCCAGACACTTGATGAGCATTATGAAAATGTGTGGAATGTGTCTTTTTCATCAGACGGAAAATGGCTAGCGTCTGGAAGTGATGACTATTCAGTGAGGCTGTGGGAGCTAGAAAGCGCAGGAGCAGTGTTGCGTCATACGCTTGAAGGGCCTCATGAGGCAGGGCATTATGGGGCCGTGTCGAGTGTGTCATTTTCACCAGACGGCAAATGGCTGGCTTCGGGAGATTGGGACTATTCAGTGAAGCTATGGGGGCTAGGAAGCACGATAAAGTTGCGTCATACGCTTAAAGGGCATGATGAACCGGTGATGAGTGTGTCGTTTTCACCAGACGGCAAGTGGTTAGCGTCCGGAAGTAGAGATAGGTCAGTGAAGTTGTGGGCGTTAGACACAGGCGAATATGAAGCTAAAACGACGATTCAGGGTTTTGTTGGGTGCGTTAATTCAATTATTTGGCGAGAGGTTGTCGAGGGCTCAGCGAAAATCGTGCTGGGAGGGGAAAATAATACGATTCGTATTTTTCAACTAGAACAGAAAAGAAAGAGCTGGAAATCGAGTTTATGCTGGACCTCATATCAAAACGAGTTGTACGTAGCCGATTTATTGATTGAAGGCGCGCAGGGTTTAAGCCCAATGAATGCGCGCCTGATTGAACAAAGACAAAGAGTTGCCGCAGAATTTTTAGAAGAAGATTCTGATGAATTATCCTCCGAGTCGGAAGAATCTGGTGAAGTATCCTCTGAAGAGGAAAATTTTGATGAATTCAATATGAATCGATCTTTTGAGTTAGAAAATTTATCTCAAAACAAACTCAATTTAGCTAACGTGCCGATTCAAGAAAACCTGGATGTAAGTGCGGTTGAAATTGATCGTATTTGGAGATTGCCCTTTACCGATCTAGAACAGGGGAGAGAGTTAAACGTTTCGAATAGAGTAATCATTGAAAGCGAATCCTTGCCAGTTTTGGCAAAACCTGGCGAAATGTCCTGTGATGAGGAAGACACTGTTGAAGAGAGCAGGTCTGGGGCTGAGTTTCCCTTGAAAAGGAAAACTTATTCAGCACGTTCAGCCTCTTTAGAAATGGAGAGAAAGGTGGGAAGAGTTGACGATAACTTCCTATGA
- a CDS encoding IS66 family transposase, translating to MFTQKTRYATFNRLLRRIHLNKSELLLVLERPEVPLHTNDSERDIRDYVKKQKISGGTRSELGRQCRDTFFSLKKTCRKLGISFWDYLTDRISCSD from the coding sequence ATCTTCACCCAGAAAACCCGCTACGCAACATTCAATCGCCTGCTCAGGCGGATTCACCTGAACAAATCCGAGTTACTGCTAGTGTTAGAGCGCCCGGAGGTTCCACTCCATACCAACGACAGTGAACGCGACATTCGCGATTACGTGAAAAAGCAAAAGATCAGCGGCGGCACCCGAAGCGAACTCGGTCGGCAATGTCGCGATACCTTTTTTAGTTTAAAGAAGACCTGCCGCAAGCTGGGCATCTCGTTCTGGGATTACCTGACCGACCGTATTTCATGCAGCGATTAA